CCTCCCGATCCCGCGCCTTCCCCGCCGCCGACAGCCCCACGTCGATCCGTGGAGCAACGACTACAGCGACGAACCGCCGTTCTAGCCCGAGTTAGGCGTGGTTCCTAGGACGCCAGGGGGAAGCCGACGAAGCCGGTCTCCGACTGGTAGACGAGGTGGACTCCCTGCGAGGCCAGCAAGTCCTTCAGGTCGGAGCTCGGTTCGCTCGGCAGAAGTACAGCCACGCGAAGCCCATCGCCCTCGAACTTTTCCACGTGGCGCCGGTAGTCCATCAACTGGCCGAGTGCGAGCCGAATGTTGTGCCGGGTGGTGAGCCCCTTGCCCTCATACAGCACGTGGTCGGTGACGTCGTAGAGATCCGGCGTCAACGCGCCCGGCTCTCCCGCGATCGTGATCTGGAACGTCTTGTGCTGGTGGCCGGCCGCAACGAGGTGCTTCTTGAACGCCTCGACCAGCAGCCCTTCGCGGAGGTTCACCGTTTTCGGCCCCCCAGCCACATTGGCGACCGTCTGAGAGACCGTGAACTGCTCAGAGTTCTTCGTCTTGACGCTCGTCTGGCTCGGGATGGCCGGCGGCGAAGGCACGTCGATCTCTTCGAGAGTCGTGTCCGCGGCCGCGTGCAGCCAGTCCTGCTCCTGCCACACCGGCGTCGTACCAGGGGCCGGACGCAGGCGGAAGACCAGGACGGTCCGCTTCTTCTTGTCCTCGCCAATGCCGGTCCGGGTGACGTACGGGGTGATCGGGTCGACGACCATCTGCCCGATATACCGCTGCTGCGTCTGTCCAGAGCCCGGCACCTTGCCATGAGCCACGAAGAGGTGCACGTCACGGCCGGCTGCGGCGTGGTCGTGCAGGGACCTGTTCCTGCTCTTCAGCTCCTGGTGTCCCGACTTTCCATAGCCGGTGTACAGGTACAGCGGCCCGTACTCGTCGTCCTCGGCTCGCCCGTCGAAGGTGTAGCCAAACGCCTCGCCCGCGGCCGGATCGGAGTAGACGATCACCTTCTTCGCTGCCACGGCCGGCTCGATGCCCTGGAAGGTCCCGCAGCCGAACGCCGCTGCGATCTCCTCGCGCGTGGTCAACATCCCCGGCACAAGCTCAAAGGTCGTCTTCATAGCCGAAGACCCTACGCGCCCCCTCTGACACCTCTCACAGCTTTCAGTCGCAGCACGAAGGGCGGCCCCCGTCTCGCCAAAGCCTGGGGCCGCCCTCGTGAACCAGCCCGCTTACACCGAACTGGAGGAATCCAGCATGACTCAACCGCACCGCAGCGGGCCAGCGGGCGGCGATCTGCCGCCCATCGACATCCCCGGCCTGGGCCTGCTCGCCCACGCGATCGCCGCCGCCGAACGCGGCTGGCACGTCTTCCCGCTCCGCCCCCGCGACAAGCGCCCCGCCGGCCACCCCGAACGCGACTGCCCCCGCACCGGCCGGTGCGCCACCGGGCACCGCACCCCGGAACAGCGGGCCACCACCGACCCCGACCTCCTCGTCGCGGCGTGGACCCACGCCCCCTACAACGTCGGCATCGCCACCGGCCCGTCCGGTCTCCTCGTCGTCGACCTCGACACGCTCAAGGCGGACGACGAGGAGGGAACGCCTGACGGCGTCGCCAACTTCGAAGCGCTCTGCGAGCGCGCCGGACACGCCGTCCCTCTCACCCACCGCGTCCGGACCGCTCGCGGCGGCATGCACCTGTACTTCACCCAGCCCGACGGAGCCCGGCTCGGCAACACCGCCGGGCGGCTCGCCAAGCACGTCGACACCCGCGGGTGGGGCGGGTACGTCGTCGCCCCTGGCAGCAGCACCCCGAACGGCACGTACGAGATCCTCGACGGCCGCCCGCCGGTCCCGCTGCCCGACTGGCTCCACAGCGCCCTCACCGCCCCGCGCGGGCCCGTCCGTACGGCGAACCCGGCTCCGGTCGTCGTCCTCGGCGGCGGGTCCCGTGCCGCCGAGGTGGCGCTGGAGCGCGAGACCGCCGCCGTCCGGGCGGCCGAGAAGGGGCGCCGGAACGCGCAGTTGCTGGCGTCCGCCCGCGCGGTGGGGCGGTTCGTCGCGTGGGGCGACATCCCCCGGCACGTGGCCGAGGAGGCTTTTCAGGCGGTGGGGGAGGCGGCCGGACTGTCCGCGTCCGAGTGCCGCGCCACGATCCGCAGCGCGCTCGACTGGTCCATCCGCACCGCTCGCCCGCGGCCGGCCGCCGCATGAGCCACCCCGAATCCCCTGCCCTGAAAAGCCCTACCGCCACCACGCACCGGCCCGCGGTCGCCGCACCGGCGCCGCCGACCGACGCGGTGGGCGCCGAGAAGGTCGTCGCCGAAGGCGTCCCTTCTAGCCCTGACCCGCAACCGGCCGACCACCCCGACCACAGCCCCGCCCCCGAACTCACACGGAGGGACACCCGCATGCCCGAGCCCATCGACGGCGCCGCCCTGCTCAACGAGGTGGAGGCGTTCCACCGCCGGTTCAACGTCTTCCCCCGGGAGGGCGCTTACGTCGCCGTCGCGCTCTGGGACGCCCACGCCCATCTCCTCGACGCGTTCGACTCCACCCCCAGGATCGCGTTCCTTTCCCCGGAGCCCGGCTCGGGCAAATCCCGCGCCCTGGAGGTCGTCGAGACCCTCGTGCCGCGGCCGATGCTCGCGGTGAACGCGCGGGCCGCCGCCCTGTTCCGGTCCGTGTCCGACCCTGCCGGACGGCCGACGATCCTCTACGACGAGATCGACACCGTGTTCGGCCCCAAGGCCGGCGACAACGAGGAGCTACGCGGCTTCCTCAACGCTGGACACCGCCGCTCCGGCGTCACCTACCGCTGCGTCGGGGACGGCGGCAACCAGACCGTGGTCGAGTTCCCCTCCTACAGCGCCGTCGCCGTCGCCGGACTTGGTGGTCTCCCGGACACGATCACGACCCGCTCCGTCATCATCCGCATGCGCCGCCGAGCCCGGAACGAGAAGGTCGAGCCCTTCCGCGCCCGCCTCCACGAGGCCGAGGGCAACAAGCTGCGCGATCGGCTCGCCCAGTGGGCCGATCAGGTCCACAAGGACATCGCCGGACGTTGGCCCGAGATGCCCGACGGCGTCACCG
The Streptomyces roseofulvus genome window above contains:
- a CDS encoding bifunctional DNA primase/polymerase, whose protein sequence is MTQPHRSGPAGGDLPPIDIPGLGLLAHAIAAAERGWHVFPLRPRDKRPAGHPERDCPRTGRCATGHRTPEQRATTDPDLLVAAWTHAPYNVGIATGPSGLLVVDLDTLKADDEEGTPDGVANFEALCERAGHAVPLTHRVRTARGGMHLYFTQPDGARLGNTAGRLAKHVDTRGWGGYVVAPGSSTPNGTYEILDGRPPVPLPDWLHSALTAPRGPVRTANPAPVVVLGGGSRAAEVALERETAAVRAAEKGRRNAQLLASARAVGRFVAWGDIPRHVAEEAFQAVGEAAGLSASECRATIRSALDWSIRTARPRPAAA
- a CDS encoding DUF3631 domain-containing protein: MPEPIDGAALLNEVEAFHRRFNVFPREGAYVAVALWDAHAHLLDAFDSTPRIAFLSPEPGSGKSRALEVVETLVPRPMLAVNARAAALFRSVSDPAGRPTILYDEIDTVFGPKAGDNEELRGFLNAGHRRSGVTYRCVGDGGNQTVVEFPSYSAVAVAGLGGLPDTITTRSVIIRMRRRARNEKVEPFRARLHEAEGNKLRDRLAQWADQVHKDIAGRWPEMPDGVTDRAADVWEPLLAVADAAGGDWPKRAREACVELVNAARADDKGSIGIRLLTDLRDHVMVGIDRLPTVAILDRLCALEEAPWADMAGRPLDSRGLAKMLGEYMTTDNTPIKARNIKTAGAVLKGYYSADLYDAWERYCPPVLLRAATSATTATPQVSEPETVAENLFTSAT